The Deinococcus malanensis genome includes a region encoding these proteins:
- a CDS encoding putative dsRNA-binding protein, whose translation MNAKGDLIARLVTLGRAAPVFEVETYGPAHERLFRAVVTVDGQPLGSGEGRSKKDAERLAAEEALQALGSPRNLQPASEEPADGPWPIYSAVLAQALEAALELAPEDASLDEVRGAAARLYRDLLQDLGHGPLNE comes from the coding sequence ATGAACGCGAAAGGTGACCTGATTGCCCGGCTGGTGACACTGGGCCGCGCGGCCCCGGTGTTCGAGGTCGAGACCTATGGCCCCGCACACGAGCGGCTGTTCCGCGCGGTGGTGACGGTGGACGGCCAGCCGCTGGGCTCCGGCGAGGGCCGCAGCAAGAAAGACGCCGAACGGTTGGCTGCGGAGGAAGCGTTGCAGGCGCTGGGCAGCCCCCGCAACCTACAGCCCGCTTCTGAAGAGCCCGCCGATGGACCCTGGCCGATCTACTCGGCTGTGCTGGCCCAGGCCCTGGAAGCCGCTCTGGAGCTGGCTCCTGAGGACGCTTCGCTGGACGAAGTGCGCGGGGCGGCCGCACGACTCTACCGCGATCTGTTGCAGGACCTGGGGCACGGCCCCCTGAACGAATGA
- a CDS encoding HAD family hydrolase, whose amino-acid sequence MSALPRSQGWPWRPAGVLFDMDGVLTANNAFHRQAWQEVAAELLNLNLSEHDLDTKVDGGRNPEIIERLTGRVPDETLARTFHDAKEGRYRALAQGALREVAGLSGYLDVLDSRGIPFALVTSADAVNVAFGMEALGFGDRFRQRVLGEDVTRGKPHPEPFLMGAARLGLDPADCLAHEDAVNGVLSAAGAGCRVVALSTTARAEALLSAGAELAVPDFRRWDTWLA is encoded by the coding sequence ATGAGCGCCCTCCCCCGCTCTCAGGGGTGGCCCTGGCGACCTGCCGGCGTGCTGTTTGACATGGACGGCGTGCTGACGGCCAACAACGCCTTTCACCGCCAGGCCTGGCAGGAGGTCGCCGCCGAGCTGCTGAACCTGAACCTGTCCGAGCATGACCTGGACACCAAGGTGGACGGCGGACGCAATCCGGAGATCATCGAACGCCTGACCGGCCGGGTACCGGACGAGACGCTGGCCCGGACCTTTCACGACGCCAAGGAAGGCCGTTACCGCGCTCTGGCCCAAGGCGCGTTGCGGGAGGTCGCGGGCCTGAGCGGTTACCTGGACGTGCTGGACTCACGCGGCATTCCCTTCGCCCTGGTGACCAGTGCCGACGCGGTGAACGTCGCCTTCGGCATGGAGGCGCTGGGCTTCGGGGACCGCTTCCGGCAGCGGGTGCTGGGCGAGGATGTCACGCGGGGCAAACCCCACCCCGAGCCCTTCCTGATGGGCGCCGCCCGCCTGGGCCTTGACCCGGCCGACTGTCTGGCCCATGAGGATGCGGTCAACGGCGTCCTGAGCGCGGCTGGTGCCGGCTGCCGGGTGGTGGCGCTGAGCACCACCGCGCGGGCCGAGGCCCTGCTGAGCGCCGGGGCCGAACTGGCGGTTCCGGACTTCCGCCGCTGGGACACCTGGCTAGCATGA
- a CDS encoding YraN family protein: protein MKGADAEARAATHLQSLGREVIYRNYRIRGGEIDLVSREPSGTLVFTEVRQRRSCRYGSAAESITPRKLSLMHRAALNYLVRECGRDDLPCRLEVLTIDGPADSGVLRIIPLDA, encoded by the coding sequence ATGAAAGGGGCTGATGCCGAGGCTCGCGCCGCCACGCATCTGCAAAGCCTGGGCCGGGAGGTCATATATCGCAACTACCGCATCCGGGGCGGTGAAATAGATCTGGTCTCGCGTGAGCCCAGCGGAACGCTGGTGTTCACAGAGGTGCGCCAACGACGCAGTTGCAGATACGGAAGCGCCGCCGAGAGCATCACGCCGCGCAAGCTCTCCCTGATGCACCGTGCCGCCCTGAACTACCTGGTGCGGGAGTGTGGCCGCGATGATCTGCCGTGCCGCCTGGAGGTCCTGACCATTGATGGTCCGGCCGATAGCGGTGTACTGCGCATCATTCCTCTGGATGCGTAG
- the folK gene encoding 2-amino-4-hydroxy-6-hydroxymethyldihydropteridine diphosphokinase encodes MHHAYIAMGANLGDAYGTLCWARDAIAALGDMQASSRLYRTAPVGGPPGQPDYLNAALHVRTLLDPYALLRVLHGLEEHAGRKRHERWEARVLDLDLLLYGDHIQADPVLTLPHPRAWERAFVLCPLNDLNPALAHPLTGETVAQALRRIDLSGVTLAGLDWSPFTGH; translated from the coding sequence ATGCACCATGCCTACATCGCGATGGGAGCCAACCTGGGCGATGCCTACGGGACGCTGTGCTGGGCCCGCGATGCCATCGCTGCCCTGGGGGACATGCAGGCGTCATCTCGCCTCTACCGTACGGCTCCGGTGGGAGGCCCCCCAGGCCAGCCGGACTACCTGAATGCCGCGCTACACGTGCGGACCCTGCTGGATCCTTATGCGCTGCTGCGGGTCCTGCACGGTCTGGAGGAGCACGCCGGGCGCAAACGCCACGAGCGCTGGGAGGCGCGCGTGCTGGACCTTGACCTCCTGCTGTATGGTGATCACATTCAGGCTGATCCTGTGCTCACGCTGCCGCATCCCCGGGCCTGGGAGCGGGCCTTCGTGCTGTGCCCCCTGAACGATCTGAATCCGGCTCTGGCCCACCCACTGACCGGAGAGACCGTAGCGCAGGCGCTGAGGCGCATAGACCTCAGCGGCGTGACTCTCGCCGGGCTGGACTGGTCTCCCTTCACCGGACACTGA
- the folB gene encoding dihydroneopterin aldolase, which translates to MSRVVLEGLEFHAHHGVYETEAVLGARFVVDVELHYPFADLSDDLSEAVNYAAVYQTVQEEVTQQRHQLIEVLSARIARRLLRDQPRLLRVLVRVHKPFAPLPGVFRDVYAELGLSREDMT; encoded by the coding sequence CGTTGTTCTCGAAGGGCTGGAATTTCATGCCCACCACGGCGTCTACGAAACCGAAGCCGTTCTGGGCGCGCGCTTTGTGGTGGACGTGGAATTGCATTACCCCTTTGCGGATCTGAGCGACGACCTGAGCGAGGCCGTGAACTACGCTGCGGTCTATCAGACGGTGCAGGAGGAGGTCACGCAGCAGCGTCACCAGCTGATCGAGGTGCTTTCCGCCCGCATCGCGCGGCGTCTGCTGCGCGACCAGCCACGGCTACTGCGCGTCCTGGTCCGGGTTCACAAGCCGTTCGCTCCGCTGCCTGGGGTCTTTCGCGATGTGTATGCCGAACTTGGCCTGAGCCGGGAGGACATGACCTGA